In Nocardioides sp. WS12, the DNA window GACGTGGACCTGGCCGTCAACCTCCGGGGTCCTGAGACGGCGTCTGGACTCACGCGGAGCGCGTTCCTGGCTCTGGGAGAGACCGTTTCCCGGGAGACGGTCCTGGAGAGGATCGCGGCCCTCGAGTACGACAGCGTGTCCGACATCCAGTTCACTTCGGGAACGACCGGATGGCCTAAGGGCGCCATGCTCATGCATGGCACCAGCGTGCGCGGCTACACCGAGTACCTGAACTCGGTTTCGATTCGCAATGGCGACCGGGTGCTTGGCGTACCCCCGTACTTCCACATCTACGGCCTGAAAGCGGGCCTTCTCGCCTGCGTGCTGGCCGGAGCTTGTATGTACCCGGTCACCGTCTTCGACATCGTTGAGGTGGGCAAACTCATCGGGGACGAACAGATCACCGTCGTCCAGGGTCCCCCGCCGCTGCACATGGGCCTGCTCGACGACCCGCGGGTCGACCGCAGCCGGCTGAAGTCAATCCGGATCAGCTCGGTCGGGTCTGCAGGATTTGCACCGGAGAACTTTGCCCGGATCCGCGATGAGCTCGGATCGGAGGAGTTGGGCTCGGCGTATGGATTGACGGAGACGCACGGCATCGTGACCCGGAGTTATCCACATGACGACTTCGACACGGTGGCATTCTCGTCCGGCCGTCCGGTTCCAGGTATCGAGGTGAGGATTCTGGACGACAACGGCGCGGAGGCAGCCGCTGGCGAGGCTGGTGAGATCACGGTCAGGGGCTTCACCGTGATGAAGGGGTACTTCGAAGACCCCGAAGCGACCAGAAAAGCGATCGACGAAGAAGGCTGGCTTCACACCGGCGACGTCGGACTCATCGATGACCAAGGGCGCCTCTGCGTTCTGGACCGTCGCACGGACATGTTCCTCGTTGGCGGCTTCAACACCTATCCGGCCGAGATCGAGCGGATCTTGATGACCCACGGTGGACTGGCCGAGGTCGCTGTGGTCGGCGTCCCGGACGAACGGCTCGGCAAGGTCGGCATGGTGTACGCGGTGCGGAAGCCCGACGCCCACCTGGAGGCCGACGAATTGATCGCCTGGGCCCGCGAGAACCTGGCCAACTTCAAGGTCCCGCGCTACGTGGAGTTCCTGGAGCAGCTTCCTCGCAACGCGTCAGGAAAGGTCCAGAAGTTCAAGTTGGCCAGCGAGGACGAGCAGGGCCCCACGCCCAACCTGCCCACCGCCGCCAGCATCTAGATCATCACGAGAGGACACTTGCGTGGAACTCAGTTTGACGGAGGAAGAGGAGCGGTTCGCGGAGCGAGCCCGCACCTGGCTCATGGACAACCTTGCCGGGCGGTTCGCTCATCTGGCGGGTAAGGGCGGCTCGCAGAACGACGAGTTCCACGA includes these proteins:
- a CDS encoding AMP-binding protein; this encodes MSDSNIPETIPGALLRAAERWPDSEALVDGDVRLTFAEYCDAAFDTARALIAAGIKPGDRVGLWAPNSIEYAATAFGVYFAGAVLVPLNTRYKAAEAADILRRSRAAAVFAFSDLLGTDYLGSLHENGVLDDVDLAVNLRGPETASGLTRSAFLALGETVSRETVLERIAALEYDSVSDIQFTSGTTGWPKGAMLMHGTSVRGYTEYLNSVSIRNGDRVLGVPPYFHIYGLKAGLLACVLAGACMYPVTVFDIVEVGKLIGDEQITVVQGPPPLHMGLLDDPRVDRSRLKSIRISSVGSAGFAPENFARIRDELGSEELGSAYGLTETHGIVTRSYPHDDFDTVAFSSGRPVPGIEVRILDDNGAEAAAGEAGEITVRGFTVMKGYFEDPEATRKAIDEEGWLHTGDVGLIDDQGRLCVLDRRTDMFLVGGFNTYPAEIERILMTHGGLAEVAVVGVPDERLGKVGMVYAVRKPDAHLEADELIAWARENLANFKVPRYVEFLEQLPRNASGKVQKFKLASEDEQGPTPNLPTAASI